The Streptomyces sp. V4I8 genome includes the window GGCTGGCCGCCAACACCCGGGCCGCGCTCAGGCGCATGGCGCGGATCATGGTGCCGGTCGCCACGGTCCTGTTCTTCGGGGCGCCCTGGATCCTGGGCGTCTTCGGCCAGGGCTACGCGGACGCGGCCACCCCGCTGCTGCGCTGGTTCGCGGTCGGCGCGCTGCTGCGGGTCGTCATGGAGACGTACTTCGCGGTCCTGCGCGCCCAGAGCCGTACCGCCGGACTGGCCTGGCTGCAGGGCATGCTGTGCGCGTCGGTGCTCGGCCTGACGCTGCTGCTGCTCCCCCGGATGGGCCTGACCGGTGCCGGCGTCGCCGAGATCGTCTCCCTCGCGGTGATCGTCGCCATCGCCGCGCCCAAGCTGTACCGGACCGCGCGGGCGACCTCGGCCGAGGTCCCCGAGGACGCGGCCCCCGACGGCGACCTCGCCGACCTGGGGGCGCGCGAGGTTCCCGAGGGGGCGCGCAAGCGGGGACCCGGGTGGGGGCTCGACACCGACACCCTCGCGCTCGGCATCCACGTCGACTTCGACCACCTGGACCGCCGGCCCGACGTCCGCCCGGGGCCGGGCACTCCGCCCACGGGCACGCCGCCGGTACGCGTGGACTCGGACCGCCGGCCGGCCTGGGCACGCAAGCCGGAAGTCGGGCTGCCGGTCGAAGAGCGGGAGCCGGGCTCGGAGGCGTCGCTCGGGCCCGCCGAGGTGGACGCGCCGTTCGAGACGGACTTCGACGCGGGCAGGGGCGACGAGGCCGTACCGGAGGAACGCGAGGAGGCTGCCGTACGGGAAGAGGCCGTCGTACGGGGGGAGAGTGCCGTACGGGAAGAGCCGCCCATGCACGAAGAGGCCGTACGACCGCCCGACGCGCCCTCGCCGACCTGGCGTGAGCGGCTGCTGCCCACTCGCCTCGGGGTTGTCCTGGGCTGTCTGCTGGTCGCCGCGCTGCTGCTGTACTGGGTGCCCGCGCTGCGGCTCGGCGAGGCCGGTCTGGACGGGATGGGCGGGCTCGGGCTGATCTCCGTGCTGCCGCTGCCCACGCTGGTGGGGGCCGCGCTGCTGGCGGTGGTGTTCGCCTCGCTGCTGTGGCTGGGCCGGGAGCACCGGGCGCTGCTGCTGGTCACCCTGCTCGCGACGGTCGTGTCACTGCACGCCCTGCCCGCGCTGATCGAGACCGAGCCGCGGTTCGCGACGGCCTGGCAGCACCTCGGCTTCCTCGACTACATCGACCGCACCGGGTCGGCCGTGCCCGACCTGGACGCGCGCTGGAGCTGGCCGGGTTTCTTCGCGGTGGCCGCGTTCGCCGCGAAGGCGTGCGGGGTCGGCGACCTCACCGAGGTCATCCGCTGGTGGCCGCTCGCCATGCAACTCCTCTACCTGGTCCCGATGTTCCTGCTGGTGCGCTCCATGCGGGCGAGCTGGCGGGCCAGGTGGACCGGCATCTGGATCTTCGTGCTCAGCGGCTGGGTGGGCCAGGACTACTTCTCGCCGCAGGGCTTCACCTATCTGCTGTACCTGGTGTTCGCGGCGATCCTGCTGGTCTGGTTCCGGGCGCCGCACGTGATCTGGACGAAGCGGCGGCCCGGCGAGGTCGAGGTCGAGCCGGCGAACCGACGGCAGCAGGCCGTACTGCTGATGGTCGTCATCGGGCTGTTCGCGGCGAGCGTCCCGGCCCACCAGCTCACGCCGTTCGTGATGCTGGGCGTGCTGACAGGGCTCGTCCTGCTCGGCAAGTCGGAACTGCGCGGCCTGCCCATCCTGTTCGGCGTGATGGTGACGGTGTGGATCGGCTTCCTGGCCGAGCCGTACTGGTCGGGGCACTTCGACGACCTCTTCGGCGGGGTCGGCGGCGTCGGCAGCAATGTGTCGTCCTCCGTCTCCGGCCGTATCGAGGGCGGCAGCTCCACCCACAAGCTCGTCCTCTACACGCGCGTGCTGCTGGCCGGCGGTGTAATGGCCTTCGCCTGCTGGGGCTGGTGGCGCCGGCGCTTCCACCACTACCGCGAGCGCTCGCTGCTCGTCCTCACCTTCGTGCCGTTCCTGGGCTTCGGCATGCAGTCGTACGGCGGCGAGATGGCGCTGCGGGTCTTCATGTTCGCCCTGCCCGGCGCGGCGCTGCTGGCCGGACTCGCCCTCTTCCCGCGCACCGGCGTCACCGCCAAGGAGCGCGACAAGGACAAGGTGAGCCTCGCCCCGCTGGCCGCGCTGATGGCGGGCCTGGTGCTCATGGGCGGGTTCCTGGTGGCCCGTTGGGGCAACGAGCCGTTCGAGCGGATCCGGCCCGGCGAGGTCGCCGCCATGGAGTACGTGTACGCCCATGACGATCCGACGGTGCGGCTGCTGTGGCTGAGCGACGACACCGTGAACGTCGTGACGCCGTCGATGCCGTGGGGCTCGCGGGACATGGAGAAGGTGGAGTACCTGCCGACGCTGGCGCCGATCGACCCGGTGCTGGTGTCGGGGCTGGTCAAGTCGCTCAAGGACGCGGGCCCGAACTCGTATCTGATGATCAATCGCGGTCAGGTCACCTATCTCCGGATGGACGTGGGCTATTCGGCGACCTGGGAGTCGCGGCTGATCCGGAACCTGGACGAGCGGCAGGAGCTGAAGAAGGTCTTCGCCAACAGTGACGTGACGATGTACGCGCTGAGGAAGCAGCCGGCGGGCGAGGTCCCGAAGGCCGATCCGGGGCCGATCGGGCCGCAGGTGACCTGGACGCCGTGGTCGGTGGTCGGGGGTCTGGCGGCGGTCGCGCTGATCGTGCTGCTGACGGCCCGCGAGATCGTCCGGGTGGCCATGCGGCCGAGTGTGCGGCAGCTGCGGTGGCTGCAGAGCAGCTTCTGGTTCTCGCTGCCGCTGCTGGCGGTGCTGCTGGCTTCGCTGGTGCAGCGGTTCCTGACGATCAAGTAGACGATCACTCGGAGGTGAGGTGGCTCAGCGCTTGAGCCACCTCACCTCGTACGCCTGCAACGCGACCTTCTCGCCGTCGACCTTCGCGCTGGTCTGCCGGTCGAGGGTGTTCACGACGACGACCGTCTTGTCCGTTGCCAGGGCCCGGACGCCGGCCTTGTCGACGGACACCTTCTTGTACTCGGTGCCCGGCCGGAACTCCTTGCCGAACCGGGAGAGCAGGTCGTACATGGGCAGCTTCTCACCGCCGCTCGCGGTGTCGGTCGGCGTCCACAGGCAGCCGGCGCAGTCGGTGCCCTTCTCCTCCTGCGGGTTCCAGTAGAAGGCGGAGGAGGCGCCGCCCTTGGCGAGCGCGATCATGCCGGCGGCCTGGACGGCGACCCGGCGGGCCTCGGACCAGCCCTTGCGGTCGTCGTTGCCGTCGGCGGGCTCGACGTAGTACTCGGCCCACCACAGGGGCAGGTCACCGGTCTGCCGCCGCACCCACTGGCTCACGGCCGTGAACTTGTCGGTGGCCGTGAACTCGTCGGGCAGCAGCTCGTCGTCCCGGGTGTAGCTGGAGCCGTCCACGACGACGAAGTCAGCGCCCACCTTGTGCTCGTTCCAGTACGCGAAGGCGTCGACGGTGCGCTGGTCCAGTGCGCCCCAGGGGCCCGTCAGCGCCGTGGAGGCCTCCGCGGCACGCGGGTCGACGCTGTCCATCACGAGGTACGGCCCGCCGACCATGATGTCGGGGTTGACCTTCTTCAACGCCTTGTGGACGAGGTTGTACAGCCGGGTGTAGCCCTCGTAGTCCCAGCGGGCCTCGGCGTCGTTCCAGAAGCCCTTGAACTCGTTCCACACGATGAAGTGGCGTACGTCGGGGTAGCGCTTGGCGACGGTCACGGCGAGCGCGGCGAAGTCCTCGAAGTGCTCGGGCTCCGGTGCCGTCTCCAGTGCGGCCTGGCTCCAGTTCGTGTTGTCGACGCCGGGCTTGCCGCCCTTCATCCAGTCGGGGGCGCAGCACAGGGTGACGACCGGGGTGCTGCCGGAGGCGCGCATGAAGTCGATACGGCGGTCCATGGCCTCGAAGTCGTAGCGGCCCTCGACCGGTTCGGGGTTGTCGGCGCCCCAGCCCATGAGGTGCTGGATCTGCGGCAGGCCTCCGGCGTCCGCGAGCCGTCCCTCGACGCGCCGCACGGCCGCGGCGGCGCCCTCGTCGGCGCTGTGCCGGGTGTGGGTGAACCCCCAGCCGACCTCGGGGTTCGTGGCGTCCGGCGTGGCGGTCGGGCTGCCGTGCACCTTGTCGCCGTCGCGTGTGGTGCCCGCGGTGCTCGCGCCGCTCCCGGGAAGCGTGTTGAGCAGGGTCACCACCAGGGCCAGCACGGCCACGCCCACACCGAGCAGCGCGGTGAGCCGCCACCGCCGTGCCCCCGAATTCCACCCATGACGTCCCATCAAGGACAACGGTAACGGGGGCGACAGCCGCTCGGGCGGGTTTCGTCACTCTGGACCGTTGGCGGTACGTGCCACGGAAACCGGGTGCACCGGGCCGCCGTGTGCCGGATCATGGCCGCATGTCTGCGAACCCACACGACGCTCTGCCGATCCGGCTCAACGTCGACGACAGCGACTCGCCGTCCGACGTCGTCGACGCGCTGTTCCTCGGCCGCTTCGCGACGGGCGAGCAGCCGTACTCGCACGCGGCGAACATCGACCGCGTACGGTCCGGTGCGACGCTGCTGCCGCCGGGCGCCCGGGTGCTGCGCGCAGCCCGCGACGACGACCGGAGCGCGACCCTGGCGGAGGGTGACGGCTGGACCCTGCTGATCTCCCGCTGGAACCGCGGTGCCGACGTCACCGTGACGGCGACCAGCGAGGAACTCGCGGCGCGTGTCCTGGGCGAGGCGACGGACGGCGCGGCGGACGAGCCCGAGCCGCAGCCGGAGAACGTGACCATGGGCTTCTGGTACGTCTCCCCCAGGCGCGGTCCGCACCGCACGACCCGGCAGATCTCGGCGGGCACCTGGGACGAGGTGCGGGCCAACTACACCGCGCCGGTGGCGGACGCGATGGACCGCCTGATGAAGACGACGCCGGAGGACATCGCGGGCCGCCTGCTCCTGCTGCACGGCCCGCCGGGCACCGGCAAGACGTCGGCGCTGCGGACGCTGGCCCGTTCCTGGCGGGACTGGTGCCAGGTCGACTGTGTCCTGGACCCGGAGCGGCTGTTCAGCGATGTCGGCTACCTGATGGACATCGCGATCGGCGAGGACGACCCGACGGGCAAGGGCCGCTGGCGGCTGCTGCTGCTGGAGGACTGCGACGAGCTGATCCGCGGCGAGGCGAAGCACACCGCGGGCCAGGCGCTGTCGCGGTTGCTGAACCTGACGGACGGACTGCTGGGGCAGGGCCGCAACGTCCTGGTCGGTGTGACGACCAACGAGGACCTGGAGCGCC containing:
- a CDS encoding lipopolysaccharide biosynthesis protein, which encodes MSDTTTTTEPASTDATAPEQSGRRLRLPGMGGPSGGSQLFRNAYALMINTGISAVLGLGFWLAAARYYSESAVGQGSAAIAAMKFLAGLTAVTLTGALARFIPVAGRNSGRLVFRTYAGSCVVVALAAGVFLLTLDLWGPSYRFLNGPVNGLFFVVAVIAWNLLTLQDGVLTGLRRAVWVPVGNTVFSAVKLGLLVAFAVAIPTAGVFVSWVAAIAVSVLPLGWLVFRRLVPRHVRATEEHTRPPSLREIGRFLAGDYTGSLFSLAVVYLIPVIVAAQVSAEDNAYFYITATIGGTVNLLAINMGASLTVEGSHDPRRLAANTRAALRRMARIMVPVATVLFFGAPWILGVFGQGYADAATPLLRWFAVGALLRVVMETYFAVLRAQSRTAGLAWLQGMLCASVLGLTLLLLPRMGLTGAGVAEIVSLAVIVAIAAPKLYRTARATSAEVPEDAAPDGDLADLGAREVPEGARKRGPGWGLDTDTLALGIHVDFDHLDRRPDVRPGPGTPPTGTPPVRVDSDRRPAWARKPEVGLPVEEREPGSEASLGPAEVDAPFETDFDAGRGDEAVPEEREEAAVREEAVVRGESAVREEPPMHEEAVRPPDAPSPTWRERLLPTRLGVVLGCLLVAALLLYWVPALRLGEAGLDGMGGLGLISVLPLPTLVGAALLAVVFASLLWLGREHRALLLVTLLATVVSLHALPALIETEPRFATAWQHLGFLDYIDRTGSAVPDLDARWSWPGFFAVAAFAAKACGVGDLTEVIRWWPLAMQLLYLVPMFLLVRSMRASWRARWTGIWIFVLSGWVGQDYFSPQGFTYLLYLVFAAILLVWFRAPHVIWTKRRPGEVEVEPANRRQQAVLLMVVIGLFAASVPAHQLTPFVMLGVLTGLVLLGKSELRGLPILFGVMVTVWIGFLAEPYWSGHFDDLFGGVGGVGSNVSSSVSGRIEGGSSTHKLVLYTRVLLAGGVMAFACWGWWRRRFHHYRERSLLVLTFVPFLGFGMQSYGGEMALRVFMFALPGAALLAGLALFPRTGVTAKERDKDKVSLAPLAALMAGLVLMGGFLVARWGNEPFERIRPGEVAAMEYVYAHDDPTVRLLWLSDDTVNVVTPSMPWGSRDMEKVEYLPTLAPIDPVLVSGLVKSLKDAGPNSYLMINRGQVTYLRMDVGYSATWESRLIRNLDERQELKKVFANSDVTMYALRKQPAGEVPKADPGPIGPQVTWTPWSVVGGLAAVALIVLLTAREIVRVAMRPSVRQLRWLQSSFWFSLPLLAVLLASLVQRFLTIK
- a CDS encoding DUF5925 domain-containing protein, which encodes MSANPHDALPIRLNVDDSDSPSDVVDALFLGRFATGEQPYSHAANIDRVRSGATLLPPGARVLRAARDDDRSATLAEGDGWTLLISRWNRGADVTVTATSEELAARVLGEATDGAADEPEPQPENVTMGFWYVSPRRGPHRTTRQISAGTWDEVRANYTAPVADAMDRLMKTTPEDIAGRLLLLHGPPGTGKTSALRTLARSWRDWCQVDCVLDPERLFSDVGYLMDIAIGEDDPTGKGRWRLLLLEDCDELIRGEAKHTAGQALSRLLNLTDGLLGQGRNVLVGVTTNEDLERLHPAVVRPGRCLARIEVGALTRGEATSWLGTEEGIGREGATLAELYALRRGTSPTSLPDPRDGADAGLYL
- a CDS encoding xylan 1,4-beta-xylosidase; the encoded protein is MGRHGWNSGARRWRLTALLGVGVAVLALVVTLLNTLPGSGASTAGTTRDGDKVHGSPTATPDATNPEVGWGFTHTRHSADEGAAAAVRRVEGRLADAGGLPQIQHLMGWGADNPEPVEGRYDFEAMDRRIDFMRASGSTPVVTLCCAPDWMKGGKPGVDNTNWSQAALETAPEPEHFEDFAALAVTVAKRYPDVRHFIVWNEFKGFWNDAEARWDYEGYTRLYNLVHKALKKVNPDIMVGGPYLVMDSVDPRAAEASTALTGPWGALDQRTVDAFAYWNEHKVGADFVVVDGSSYTRDDELLPDEFTATDKFTAVSQWVRRQTGDLPLWWAEYYVEPADGNDDRKGWSEARRVAVQAAGMIALAKGGASSAFYWNPQEEKGTDCAGCLWTPTDTASGGEKLPMYDLLSRFGKEFRPGTEYKKVSVDKAGVRALATDKTVVVVNTLDRQTSAKVDGEKVALQAYEVRWLKR